A region from the Triticum urartu cultivar G1812 chromosome 1, Tu2.1, whole genome shotgun sequence genome encodes:
- the LOC125514771 gene encoding subtilisin-like protease, whose amino-acid sequence MASLANLMIPLFPLTLMLLHAPAPAVCDDLGAGLSPGHRTYIVLLRPPVEAGSEDDHRWWQDSFLPTPLAGSDEPRLIHTYTEVFTGFAVRLTEDDLAMVSQRKEFLRAFPDHLWHPSTTHTPKFLGLEKDAGLWRDTNYGQGVIIGVLDTGIYAEHPSFDDSGIPPPPSKWKGSCHGAARCNNKLIGAKFRNPRAYDSGDDTGHGTHTSSTAAGNFVSHASAHGLGRGTAAGIAPHAHLAMYRVCIILGCASSDIVAGLDEAVKDGVDVLSLSLGPFFDVNFTDDPVAIGTFNAVAKGVVVVAAAGNNGPRSFIANSAPWLLTVAAGSVDRSFQTVVQLGNGEHISGEAFNQTANSSSNSAPLYWNKHCKSSLAGRNVSGKIVICHNTGPMNDTGSAINQSDISGIMSAGAAGIVLINRKDAGFTTLLEDYGSDVVQVTVADGNNIIEYARATSKASAKVIYKNTVLGVRPSPTVAAFSSRGPSTFSPGVLKPDILAPGLNIIAAWPPLTILGSGPFNIRSGTSMSTPHVSGIAALVKSSHPDWSAAAIKSAILTTADITDSAGGPILDEQHQRATAYAMGAGHANPIKAIDPGLVYDLSITEYAGYICALLGDQGLATIARDPTLSCKMLPKIPEAQLNYPSITVPLRTRPFTVNRTVTNVGPINSVYTLKMEVPKSLTVRVYPETLVFSKVGQKKTFSITFLSMLRFSWALMTISGALKLDFDDIKVVINLHEQRRDSGRSVAAGRRTLELEYAATTELLGHHCRLMFFITPEHLELSST is encoded by the exons ATGGCATCCTTGGCCAACCTCATGATCCCACTTTTCCCGCTCACCCTCATGCTCCTGCATGCTCCTGCACCTGCGGTATGCGACGACCTAGGTGCAGGCCTCTCTCCAGGCCATCGCACATACATTGTGCTGCTGAGGCCACCCGTCGAAGCCGGCAGCGAGGACGACCACCGCTGGTGGCAGGATTCCTTCCTGCCAACGCCTCTCGCCGGCTCCGATGAGCCACGCCTCATCCATACCTACACTGAGGTCTTCACGGGGTTTGCCGTGAGGCTCACCGAAGACGACCTCGCCATGGTGTCCCAGAGGAAGGAGTTTCTGCGGGCGTTTCCAGACCATCTCTGGCACCCCAGCACCACTCACACTCCGAAGTTCCTCGGACTGGAGAAAGATGCCGGGCTGTGGAGGGACACCAACTATGGCCAAGGAGTCATAATCGGGGTTCTGGACACCGGCATATACGCAGAGCATCCTTCCTTTGATGACAGTGGCATCCCGCCACCCCCATCAAAGTGGAAGGGCTCATGCCATGGCGCTGCACGCTGCAACAACAAATTGATAGGTGCCAAATTCCGTAATCCCAGAGCATATGATTCCGGAGATGACACGGGGCATGGAACACATACCTCGTCCACCGCAGCTGGGAACTTCGTCAGTCATGCCTCAGCCCACGGCCTCGGCAGGGGCACAGCTGCCGGAATTGCTCCACATGCACACTTGGCCATGTACAGGGTGTGCATAATTCTTGGGTGTGCATCCTCGGACATAGTTGCCGGGTTAGATGAAGCCGTCAAGGATGGTGTTGATGTGCTTTCACTCTCCCTCGGCCCCTTTTTTGATGTCAATTTCACTGATGATCCGGTTGCCATTGGCACATTCAATGCGGTAGCAAAGGGTGTTGTTGTCGTGGCTGCAGCTGGTAACAACGGGCCAAGGTCCTTTATTGCCAACTCTGCACCATGGTTGCTCACAGTTGCAGCTGGCTCGGTGGACCGAAGCTTCCAGACCGTTGTGCAGCTTGGCAACGGCGAGCACATCAGTGGGGAAGCTTTCAATCAGACTGCGAACTCAAGCTCCAACTCTGCTCCTCTGTATTGGAACAAACACTGCAAGTCATCATTGGCTGGAAGAAATGTGTCTGGCAAAATTGTGATTTGCCATAACACAGGACCAATGAATGACACAGGGTCAGCAATCAACCAGTCTGacatcagtggcatcatgagtGCCGGGGCGGCTGGCATAGTCCTGATCAACAGGAAAGATGCTGGCTTCACCACCCTTCTGGAGGATTATGGCAGTGATGTTGTGCAGGTGACCGTGGCTGATGGCAACAATATCATAGAGTATGCAAGGGCAACAAGCAAAGCCAGTGCCAAAGTCATATACAAGAACACTGTGCTTGGTGTCCGTCCATCTCCCACTGTCGCGGCATTCTCATCCCGCGGTCCCAGCACGTTCAGCCCCGGTGTGCTAAAGCCAGATATATTAGCACCCGGGCTCAACATCATTGCTGCATGGCCACCACTCACCATTCTTGGATCTGGGCCATTCAACATTAGATCAGGGACATCCATGTCGACTCCACATGTCAGTGGAATCGCTGCGCTTGTCAAGAGCTCCCATCCTGATTGGTCTGCTGCTGCTATCAAGTCAGCCATCCTCACCACAGCTGACATCACGGACAGCGCTGGTGGCCCAATCTTGGACGAGCAGCATCAGAGGGCAACCGCGTATGCCATGGGTGCTGGCCATGCCAATCCTATAAAAGCTATTGATCCGGGCCTTGTGTATGACCTTAGCATCACTGAATATGCTGGCTACATATGTGCTCTCCTCGGTGATCAAGGCTTGGCAACCATTGCGCGTGACCCGACGCTGTcctgcaaaatgcttcccaagaTACCAGAGGCACAGTTGAACTACCCATCCATAACAGTGCCACTCAGGACAAGGCCATTCACGGTGAACAGAACCGTTACAAATGTGGGGCCAATAAATTCAGTATACACACTGAAGATGGAGGTTCCCAAGTCTCTCACAGTGCGAGTCTATCCAGAGACGCTGGTGTTCTCCAAGGTTGGACAAAAGAAAACATTCAGCATTACG TTCCTTTCAATGCTTAGGTTCAGTTGGGCACTAATGACTATTTCGGGTGCTTTGAAATTAGATTTTGATGATATTAAGGTCGTCATCAATCTACATGAACAAAGGAGAG ATAGTGGCCGCAGCGTTGCCGCTGGACGGCGCACACTGGAGCTCGAGTATGCAGCCACGACAGAGCTGCTCGGACATCACTGTAGGTTGATGTTCTTTATCACTCCTGAACACCTTGAACTCTCCTCTACTTGA